One region of Flavobacterium sp. GSB-24 genomic DNA includes:
- a CDS encoding DinB family protein, with translation MKSGIQNTIIETYSKLNDTISSFSEEEINIVPFEGSWTAGQTAQHIILACADIPKLFAGKTEKTNREADENVKNLDAVFLDFNTKYQSPENIKPAEIDYDKSKLLASLNKIQKDLFEAAETYDLTLTCLDAKIPGFENFTIYEWIYFAIVHTQRHTHQLKLIYENIKK, from the coding sequence ATGAAAAGCGGTATCCAAAATACTATTATAGAAACTTACAGTAAATTGAATGATACTATTTCTTCTTTTTCGGAGGAAGAAATTAATATTGTACCATTTGAAGGAAGCTGGACAGCCGGGCAGACTGCACAGCATATTATTTTAGCCTGTGCTGATATTCCAAAACTGTTTGCTGGAAAAACAGAGAAAACAAACCGTGAGGCTGATGAAAACGTTAAAAATCTGGATGCGGTTTTTTTAGATTTTAATACCAAATACCAATCTCCCGAAAATATAAAACCTGCTGAAATTGATTACGATAAAAGCAAATTACTGGCTTCATTAAATAAAATACAAAAAGATTTATTTGAAGCTGCTGAAACCTACGATTTAACGCTGACGTGTCTTGATGCCAAAATACCAGGTTTTGAAAATTTCACTATTTACGAATGGATTTATTTTGCAATTGTTCATACACAAAGACATACGCATCAATTGAAATTGATTTATGAAAATATCAAAAAATAA
- a CDS encoding DUF1328 family protein has product MLRWTVIFIILAIIAGIFGFGGIAAGAAGIAKVLFFIFIVLFIISLITGRTKV; this is encoded by the coding sequence ATGTTACGCTGGACAGTCATTTTTATAATTCTTGCTATTATAGCCGGAATTTTTGGTTTTGGTGGTATTGCCGCTGGAGCTGCAGGTATTGCAAAAGTTTTGTTCTTTATCTTTATAGTGTTATTTATTATTTCACTAATTACAGGTAGAACAAAGGTTTAA
- a CDS encoding pesticidal protein Cry7Aa: MEEAKKHGVLLEKTERNFEELGVLNPAIYQDGNTVHMFYRAAKKGNFSTIGYCRFEGPTTLVERRSNPIFLPEYIYEIHGVEDPRITKIDDLYYMTYVTYDGLNACGAFAVSKDLVKFKKKGIITPRFILNEFTNLIRNHLQNPSIAKILAFNTERNYPLTETMKEHLYVWDKNVVLFPKKINGKFVALHRLFPSIQIVTFEKKSELTEDFWKNYLKDLPSHIVMEPKFDHETSHIGPGAPPIETADGWLLIYHAAERREKGLVYHACAVLLDLENPAKVIGRLPKPIITPSEYYERHGYVNYVVFPTGTAIFDDRLYIYYGAADDKIAVASLNLNELLTELKMNSHENNIK; encoded by the coding sequence ATGGAAGAAGCTAAAAAGCATGGTGTTCTTTTAGAAAAAACAGAAAGAAATTTTGAAGAATTGGGTGTTTTAAATCCAGCCATTTATCAAGATGGAAATACTGTTCACATGTTTTACAGAGCTGCCAAAAAAGGAAATTTCTCCACTATAGGTTATTGTCGTTTTGAAGGACCGACAACTTTAGTAGAAAGACGTTCAAATCCGATTTTTCTTCCAGAGTATATTTATGAAATTCATGGAGTTGAAGACCCAAGAATTACTAAAATAGATGACCTGTATTATATGACTTATGTCACGTATGACGGATTAAATGCCTGCGGTGCCTTTGCTGTTTCTAAAGATTTAGTAAAGTTTAAAAAGAAAGGAATAATTACACCGCGATTTATTTTAAATGAATTTACTAATCTAATTAGAAACCATTTACAAAATCCGAGTATTGCAAAGATATTAGCTTTTAATACCGAAAGAAACTATCCGCTCACGGAGACCATGAAAGAGCACTTATACGTGTGGGATAAAAATGTGGTTCTTTTTCCGAAAAAAATTAATGGAAAATTTGTCGCATTGCACAGGCTCTTCCCGTCTATTCAGATTGTTACATTCGAAAAAAAATCTGAGCTGACTGAAGACTTTTGGAAAAATTATTTAAAAGATCTTCCGAGTCATATTGTAATGGAACCCAAGTTTGACCATGAAACAAGTCATATTGGACCAGGAGCTCCGCCGATCGAAACAGCAGACGGCTGGCTTTTAATTTATCATGCTGCTGAAAGAAGAGAAAAAGGATTGGTTTATCATGCCTGTGCCGTTTTACTGGACTTAGAAAATCCAGCGAAAGTAATCGGCAGACTGCCAAAACCAATTATTACTCCTTCTGAATATTACGAAAGACATGGTTATGTAAATTATGTAGTTTTCCCGACTGGAACTGCAATTTTTGATGACCGATTATATATTTATTATGGCGCTGCCGATGACAAAATTGCGGTGGCATCTTTGAACCTGAACGAGTTATTAACCGAACTAAAAATGAATTCTCATGAAAACAATATCAAATAA
- a CDS encoding glycosyltransferase — protein MKTISNKSKIVFLSTFPPTQCGIATYTQDTIKGITDVYGKSITCEICELVDTPKEKPTQAFTLNTKNREEYAKVAEEINQDGAVKLVHIQHEFGLFSGNYGDHLLDFLNVIKIPVTYTFHSVIPNPNNELKTFVKLLLSYSNSVFVMTNKSKEILIKDYDINEEIITCVPHGTHIVVYEAPQNAKEKLNIGDRIVLSTFGLLGEGKNIETGLQALPKIVEKAPNALYLIIGKTHPNLIKDGVDTYREKLESIVEELNLQNNVRFINKYLDTDELLEYLKATDIYMFTSKDPNQAVSGTFAYAMSCACPIVASKIPHTKEVLTPDSGILVDIGDVDQFADAAIKLIADENLRNEMGINSFTKMRASSWENAAITHMNTYKNLMENSSEIKYSYPEIQLRHIKRLTTELGIIQFSKISIPDLDSGYTLDDNARALIAFCMHYKLTQDKDDLAYILIYLDFIQRCQKPKGDFINYVDQENREHVEQNAEVNLEDSNARAIWALGTVVSLSDILPEAITKKATRCLLNSLKWTETIQSPRSIGFATKGLYLYHSTIPNLYVAAIINKLNAKLLKNYEDTATEDWKWFENYLTYGNGVLPESMLYAYLITNKPIYKKVALDSLDFLISKTFVNGDFKAISNRSWHHKGSEPQQYGEQPIDVTYTIQTLNAFYDAFKTPEYKKKMRIAFNWFLGKNHLNQIMYNPVSGGGYDGLEKENVNLNQGAESTVCFLTARLLMEKLAQTQSKVIPLMKSRTGIAINS, from the coding sequence ATGAAAACAATATCAAATAAATCAAAAATAGTTTTTCTATCTACTTTTCCGCCAACACAATGTGGCATAGCAACTTATACTCAAGATACAATTAAAGGAATCACCGATGTATATGGTAAATCTATCACATGCGAAATATGTGAGCTTGTGGATACACCAAAAGAAAAACCAACACAGGCATTTACCTTAAACACAAAAAACAGAGAAGAGTACGCAAAAGTAGCAGAAGAAATCAATCAGGATGGAGCTGTAAAATTAGTTCACATTCAACATGAGTTTGGTTTGTTTTCAGGAAATTACGGAGATCATCTATTAGATTTTTTAAATGTAATTAAAATACCTGTGACATACACTTTCCATAGTGTAATACCAAACCCAAACAACGAATTAAAAACTTTTGTAAAACTGTTATTGAGTTACAGCAATTCGGTTTTTGTAATGACTAACAAATCAAAAGAAATACTAATTAAAGACTATGACATCAATGAAGAAATAATTACTTGCGTACCTCATGGAACTCATATCGTAGTTTATGAAGCTCCTCAAAATGCAAAGGAAAAATTAAACATTGGAGATCGTATCGTATTATCAACTTTTGGACTTTTAGGCGAAGGAAAAAATATCGAAACTGGATTGCAGGCACTTCCAAAAATTGTTGAGAAAGCACCAAATGCATTGTATTTAATTATTGGAAAAACACATCCAAATTTAATTAAAGATGGTGTAGACACTTATAGAGAAAAATTAGAGTCAATTGTAGAAGAATTAAATCTGCAGAATAATGTACGTTTTATAAACAAATATTTAGACACTGATGAACTTTTAGAATACCTAAAAGCTACAGATATTTATATGTTTACATCTAAAGATCCAAATCAGGCTGTAAGCGGTACTTTTGCTTATGCAATGAGCTGTGCGTGTCCTATAGTGGCTTCTAAAATTCCTCATACAAAAGAAGTATTAACTCCAGATTCAGGAATATTAGTAGATATCGGAGATGTAGATCAGTTTGCAGATGCGGCAATTAAATTAATCGCTGATGAAAACTTAAGAAATGAAATGGGTATAAACTCGTTTACAAAAATGCGTGCTTCTTCTTGGGAAAATGCTGCCATTACCCACATGAATACATATAAAAACTTAATGGAAAATTCTTCAGAGATTAAATACAGTTATCCGGAAATTCAACTAAGACATATTAAAAGATTAACTACCGAACTTGGTATTATTCAATTTAGTAAAATTTCAATTCCAGATTTAGATTCTGGATATACATTAGACGATAACGCAAGAGCATTGATTGCTTTCTGTATGCATTACAAACTGACTCAAGATAAAGATGATTTAGCTTATATCCTAATCTACTTAGATTTTATCCAGCGTTGTCAAAAACCAAAAGGTGATTTCATCAATTACGTAGATCAGGAAAATCGTGAACATGTTGAACAAAATGCCGAAGTTAACTTAGAAGATTCAAATGCAAGAGCAATTTGGGCATTAGGAACTGTGGTTTCACTTTCAGATATTCTTCCAGAAGCTATTACTAAAAAAGCAACTAGATGTTTATTGAATTCATTAAAATGGACTGAAACTATTCAATCGCCACGTTCTATTGGTTTTGCAACAAAAGGTTTGTACTTGTATCACTCAACAATTCCTAATTTATATGTAGCGGCAATTATTAATAAATTGAATGCAAAACTGCTTAAAAATTACGAAGATACAGCTACAGAAGACTGGAAATGGTTTGAAAATTATTTAACATACGGAAATGGTGTTTTACCAGAATCAATGCTGTATGCTTACTTAATTACTAATAAGCCAATTTACAAAAAGGTTGCTTTAGATTCTTTAGATTTCTTGATTTCTAAAACATTCGTAAATGGTGATTTTAAAGCAATTTCTAATAGAAGCTGGCACCATAAAGGTTCAGAACCACAACAATATGGAGAACAGCCAATAGATGTTACTTATACGATACAGACTTTAAATGCCTTTTATGATGCATTTAAAACTCCAGAATATAAAAAGAAAATGAGAATTGCATTTAATTGGTTCTTAGGTAAAAACCACTTGAATCAAATTATGTACAACCCAGTAAGCGGCGGTGGTTATGACGGACTTGAAAAAGAAAATGTAAACTTAAATCAAGGCGCAGAATCTACAGTATGTTTTTTAACAGCAAGATTATTAATGGAAAAATTAGCTCAGACACAGTCTAAAGTTATTCCGTTAATGAAATCCCGTACTGGAATCGCAATTAATTCATAA
- a CDS encoding TetR/AcrR family transcriptional regulator codes for MTTRESIIEKADQLIRDKGYNAFSFKDISNDIGIKTASIHYHFPTKSNLGVATIKEHIERVEILKEKVANESPLTKLQAFLEVQAKIKKENKVCIVGSLATDLNTLDDSIKTELQQFAQLVITWLTAILIEGKEQNIFDFDMAPRTKAIMIITNMVAIVQLSRLTIDEDFELVRETILTELRPKK; via the coding sequence ATGACAACACGAGAATCTATTATTGAAAAAGCAGATCAATTAATAAGGGATAAAGGTTATAACGCTTTTAGTTTTAAAGACATCTCTAATGATATAGGAATAAAAACGGCATCGATACATTATCATTTCCCTACAAAATCAAATTTGGGTGTAGCGACAATAAAAGAACATATCGAAAGAGTTGAAATTTTAAAGGAAAAAGTGGCTAACGAATCACCATTAACAAAACTGCAAGCTTTCTTAGAAGTACAGGCTAAAATTAAAAAAGAGAATAAAGTGTGTATTGTTGGCTCATTAGCTACAGATTTAAACACCTTAGATGATTCCATAAAAACAGAATTACAACAATTTGCTCAATTGGTAATTACGTGGCTTACTGCTATTTTAATTGAAGGAAAAGAGCAAAACATATTTGATTTTGATATGGCACCAAGAACAAAAGCAATAATGATTATAACAAATATGGTAGCCATTGTACAGCTTTCGAGGCTTACAATCGATGAAGATTTTGAATTGGTAAGAGAAACAATATTAACAGAATTAAGACCTAAAAAATAA
- the fabF gene encoding beta-ketoacyl-ACP synthase II has protein sequence MKRVVITGLGAVTPIGNNVSEYWHSLINGVSGATPITRFDTSQFKTKFACEVKNFNPQHIFEKNEIRKYDLFTQYALYAADEAITNANIDFDTLNKNRIGVIWGCGDGGISTFEEQFGEYKLGNGTPRFSPFFIPKRIVNIASGAISIKYGLRGINYTTAAACSASNTAIIDAFNYIRWGKADMIISGGSEASVTESSIGGFNASKALSTLNDDYTKASRPFDVTRDGFVLGEGAGVVILESYEHAIKRNAVIYAEIVGGGLAADAYHLTGTHPEGEGAVLGMELALEEAEITPDKIDYINAHATSTPTGDLSELKALEKVFGINPNANVSATKSMTGHLLGGAGAIEAIACIKALQENIVPPTINTETVEQEYADKFNFTLGKAQSRIVDYAMSNTFGFGGHVASSIFKKFKE, from the coding sequence ATGAAAAGAGTAGTTATAACAGGATTAGGAGCTGTAACTCCCATTGGAAATAATGTGTCAGAATACTGGCATTCCTTGATTAATGGAGTCAGCGGTGCAACACCAATAACAAGATTCGACACCTCACAATTCAAAACTAAATTCGCATGTGAAGTTAAAAACTTTAATCCGCAGCACATTTTTGAGAAAAATGAAATTAGGAAATATGATCTTTTCACGCAATATGCTCTATATGCAGCAGACGAAGCAATAACAAATGCAAATATTGATTTTGATACCTTAAATAAAAACCGAATTGGTGTTATATGGGGCTGTGGAGACGGTGGTATTTCTACTTTTGAGGAACAATTTGGAGAATACAAATTAGGAAACGGTACACCTAGATTTAGTCCGTTTTTCATTCCAAAGAGAATTGTCAATATAGCTTCGGGAGCCATTTCTATTAAATATGGATTACGCGGCATTAATTATACCACAGCTGCGGCTTGTTCTGCAAGTAATACCGCAATCATAGATGCTTTCAATTACATTCGCTGGGGTAAAGCAGATATGATTATCAGCGGCGGGTCTGAGGCTTCTGTTACAGAATCTTCAATTGGCGGCTTTAATGCTTCGAAAGCATTGTCAACTTTAAATGATGATTACACTAAAGCGTCACGTCCTTTTGATGTTACAAGAGACGGATTTGTTTTGGGCGAAGGTGCCGGCGTTGTAATTTTAGAAAGCTATGAACATGCCATCAAAAGAAATGCGGTAATTTATGCCGAAATTGTTGGCGGCGGACTGGCGGCAGACGCTTACCATTTAACAGGAACACATCCTGAAGGCGAAGGTGCAGTTTTAGGAATGGAACTTGCTCTTGAAGAAGCGGAGATTACTCCAGACAAAATTGATTATATCAACGCACATGCTACTTCTACTCCAACTGGTGATTTAAGCGAACTTAAAGCATTGGAAAAAGTTTTTGGCATAAATCCGAATGCAAATGTTAGTGCTACAAAATCTATGACTGGACATCTGCTTGGCGGCGCTGGAGCTATTGAGGCAATTGCCTGTATAAAAGCACTTCAGGAAAACATTGTACCGCCCACTATAAATACAGAAACTGTTGAACAAGAATATGCCGATAAATTCAATTTTACTTTAGGAAAAGCACAATCGCGAATAGTTGATTATGCTATGAGTAATACTTTCGGTTTTGGAGGTCATGTTGCAAGCTCAATCTTTAAAAAATTTAAAGAATAA
- a CDS encoding ABC transporter permease, translating into MILNLKNTFTEIGETTLFAKKFFKEVFIPPYETKEFLKQCYVIGYKSLPLVAITGFIMGLVLTLQSRPTLVKFGAESWLPGMVALSLIREIAPVITALICAGKISSGIGAELGSMKVTEQIDAMEVSAVNPYNYLVVTRVLACTLMVPILVFFADAIGIMGGYVGINIHGDVNFYRYLTQIIQSLEFLDLFPATIKTFFFGFLIGMIGCYKGFNASNGTESVGQAANSAVVTASLSIFIIDMVAVQITDLFF; encoded by the coding sequence TTGATTCTCAACCTAAAAAATACATTTACTGAAATTGGAGAAACAACATTGTTCGCCAAAAAGTTTTTTAAGGAGGTATTTATTCCGCCTTATGAGACGAAGGAGTTTTTAAAACAATGTTATGTCATTGGCTACAAATCGCTGCCTTTAGTTGCCATTACAGGTTTTATTATGGGTTTGGTACTTACACTCCAGTCAAGACCAACCTTGGTAAAATTTGGTGCCGAAAGCTGGCTTCCAGGAATGGTTGCACTTTCGTTAATTAGAGAAATTGCACCAGTAATTACAGCTTTGATTTGCGCCGGAAAAATTTCATCTGGAATTGGAGCCGAATTAGGATCTATGAAAGTGACAGAGCAAATCGACGCAATGGAAGTTTCGGCAGTAAACCCTTATAACTATTTGGTTGTAACGAGAGTATTAGCCTGTACTTTGATGGTGCCGATTTTAGTCTTTTTTGCCGACGCAATCGGAATTATGGGCGGATATGTAGGAATTAATATTCACGGAGATGTGAACTTTTACAGATATCTAACTCAAATCATTCAATCATTAGAGTTTTTAGACTTGTTTCCTGCTACTATTAAAACTTTCTTCTTCGGATTTCTTATTGGAATGATTGGATGTTATAAAGGTTTTAACGCATCAAATGGAACAGAAAGTGTTGGACAAGCTGCCAATTCAGCCGTTGTAACAGCATCATTAAGCATTTTTATTATTGATATGGTTGCCGTTCAAATAACCGATTTATTCTTTTAA
- a CDS encoding ATP-binding cassette domain-containing protein: MTKEKLHKEPKTKEKDQAPIIEIKDLHKTFGKDNKVLKGVNLTLNKGEDLVVLGRSGSGKSVTIKCIVGLIEPDKGEIKVFDENVLNISKKELNEIRVRIGFLFQSGALYDSMSVRENLSFTLTKHKRDLSAEEIESEVMEALESVGLSEAIDKMPSELSGGMKKRIGLARTLILKPEIILYDEPTTGLDTITSREISELILDIKHKQKTSSIIITHDMACAKLTADRIIVLKEGVIHAEGTYEELEKNEDEWVRSFFE; encoded by the coding sequence ATGACCAAAGAAAAACTACATAAAGAACCCAAAACGAAAGAAAAAGATCAAGCTCCAATTATAGAGATTAAAGATCTGCACAAAACTTTTGGAAAAGATAATAAAGTCTTAAAAGGGGTAAATCTTACTTTGAATAAAGGAGAAGATTTGGTGGTTTTAGGACGTTCAGGATCTGGAAAATCGGTAACGATAAAATGCATCGTTGGATTAATTGAACCTGACAAAGGTGAAATTAAAGTTTTTGACGAAAATGTACTGAACATTTCCAAAAAAGAACTGAATGAGATTAGAGTCCGAATCGGATTTTTATTTCAAAGTGGTGCACTTTACGATTCAATGTCGGTTAGAGAAAACCTCTCTTTTACACTGACCAAACACAAACGTGATTTAAGTGCCGAAGAAATTGAAAGTGAAGTTATGGAAGCTCTTGAAAGTGTTGGTTTATCAGAAGCAATTGACAAAATGCCTTCTGAATTATCTGGAGGAATGAAAAAAAGAATTGGTCTGGCCCGCACCTTAATTTTAAAGCCTGAAATTATTTTATACGACGAACCTACAACAGGTTTAGATACGATAACATCGAGAGAAATTAGTGAATTGATTCTTGATATTAAACACAAACAAAAAACATCCTCGATCATTATCACACATGATATGGCTTGTGCGAAATTAACTGCCGATAGAATTATTGTTTTAAAAGAAGGAGTAATTCACGCCGAAGGAACATACGAAGAATTAGAAAAAAACGAAGACGAATGGGTACGCTCATTTTTTGAATAA
- a CDS encoding MlaD family protein — MEKQSGYTWKLGMFVTIGLLLFIMAVYFIGKQKNLFGSTFHITSQFKTVSGLEVGNNVRFSGINVGTVEQIQLINDSSVVVVLVMKEDVRKFIKTDATASIGSDGLMGDKVLTITPGQKSQKVIQDNGQIASVDGIEMHDIMKSVKKSVDNIGVISDEIAIFSHSMNNGNGALARLVRDDKMANSVSNTLSNLESGTKGFSENMEAAKSNFLFRGYFKKKEKQKEKQKEEAKEKKEEQQEKAQKEKEQKEKEQKEKEQKEKEQKEKEEDAKKAEAEKKK, encoded by the coding sequence ATGGAAAAGCAATCGGGATATACTTGGAAATTAGGAATGTTTGTAACAATAGGTTTACTGCTTTTTATAATGGCCGTATATTTTATCGGAAAACAAAAAAACCTATTCGGTTCAACCTTTCATATTACTTCTCAGTTTAAAACTGTAAGCGGTTTAGAAGTTGGAAATAATGTTCGTTTTTCGGGTATTAATGTCGGAACTGTAGAACAAATTCAATTAATAAACGATTCATCTGTAGTTGTTGTTTTAGTAATGAAAGAAGATGTTCGAAAATTTATTAAAACAGATGCAACGGCCAGCATTGGTTCTGACGGATTAATGGGTGACAAAGTATTGACAATTACTCCAGGGCAAAAGTCCCAAAAAGTTATTCAAGACAATGGGCAGATTGCTTCTGTCGACGGAATAGAAATGCACGATATTATGAAAAGCGTTAAGAAAAGCGTGGATAATATTGGTGTAATTTCAGATGAAATAGCCATTTTCAGCCACAGTATGAACAACGGAAACGGTGCGCTAGCTAGATTGGTTAGAGATGATAAAATGGCGAACAGCGTTTCGAACACGCTTTCTAATTTAGAAAGTGGAACAAAGGGTTTCAGCGAAAATATGGAAGCTGCAAAAAGCAATTTCTTGTTTAGAGGTTATTTCAAGAAAAAAGAGAAACAAAAGGAAAAACAAAAAGAAGAAGCCAAAGAGAAAAAAGAAGAACAGCAAGAGAAAGCTCAAAAAGAAAAAGAGCAAAAAGAAAAAGAACAAAAGGAGAAAGAGCAGAAAGAGAAAGAACAAAAGGAAAAAGAAGAAGATGCTAAAAAAGCTGAAGCTGAAAAGAAAAAATAA